In a single window of the Anaerobaca lacustris genome:
- a CDS encoding iron-containing alcohol dehydrogenase — MDPLDKARDLLRRFKGDAYLFGVGALYEIGPWVRRAGNRATLVRGTFPGSDEYVRQIRSALVEAGVELAAEVRGARPNAPYEDVLRIHEELDRAGTDVVISFGGGSTIDAVKAALVLGAMGGRIDDYFGTDLVTKALERSGAALPAHVAIQTVAGSAAHLTKYSNVTDLSTGQKKLIVDDAIVPAHPAFDYETTLSEPKALTADGAFDGMSHMLEVLYGAVGKPHCALAAEIVEAGLPLILEHLPRVMADPGDRRGREALALATDLGGYAIMIGGTNGAHLTSFSLVDVLPHGRACALMNPYYTVFFAPAIEGPLQLIADIWRRAGLTETDFRALTGRELGVAVAEAMFAFARRVGFPTRLQEVEGFTTAHASRALTAAKSPQLRMKLQNMPIPMTAEMVDDYMRPVLDAATQGDLGLIRIVS, encoded by the coding sequence ATGGACCCGTTGGACAAGGCAAGAGACCTTCTGCGTCGATTCAAGGGCGACGCCTATCTGTTTGGCGTGGGCGCGCTATATGAGATCGGCCCGTGGGTCCGCCGGGCCGGAAACAGGGCCACCCTCGTTCGGGGCACCTTTCCGGGCAGTGACGAATACGTTCGGCAGATTCGTTCGGCGCTGGTGGAAGCAGGAGTCGAATTGGCGGCTGAGGTTCGTGGGGCCCGGCCCAACGCCCCGTATGAGGATGTCTTGCGTATCCATGAGGAGCTGGACCGGGCCGGGACGGATGTCGTCATCAGTTTCGGCGGGGGCAGCACGATCGATGCGGTCAAGGCGGCGTTGGTGCTGGGGGCGATGGGCGGGCGGATCGACGATTACTTCGGCACGGATCTCGTGACGAAGGCCCTCGAGCGGTCGGGCGCGGCCCTGCCGGCGCACGTGGCGATCCAGACGGTGGCCGGCTCGGCGGCGCACCTGACGAAGTACTCGAACGTCACCGATCTGTCCACGGGTCAGAAGAAGCTGATCGTCGATGACGCCATCGTGCCGGCGCATCCGGCCTTCGACTACGAGACGACACTCAGCGAGCCCAAGGCCCTGACGGCCGACGGGGCGTTCGACGGGATGTCGCACATGCTCGAAGTGCTCTACGGGGCGGTGGGCAAGCCGCACTGTGCCCTGGCCGCTGAGATCGTCGAGGCGGGCCTGCCTCTGATTCTCGAACACCTGCCTCGTGTGATGGCCGATCCGGGCGACCGCCGGGGGCGAGAGGCCTTGGCCCTGGCCACCGATCTGGGCGGCTATGCGATTATGATCGGAGGCACCAACGGGGCGCACCTGACGAGCTTTTCGCTGGTCGATGTCCTGCCGCACGGGCGCGCCTGCGCGTTGATGAATCCGTACTACACTGTCTTCTTCGCGCCGGCCATCGAAGGGCCTCTGCAGCTCATCGCCGACATCTGGCGCCGCGCGGGCCTGACCGAGACCGACTTTCGCGCCCTCACGGGACGCGAATTGGGCGTCGCCGTCGCCGAGGCCATGTTTGCCTTCGCCCGACGGGTGGGATTCCCCACGCGGCTGCAAGAGGTGGAAGGTTTCACGACGGCCCACGCCAGCCGGGCGCTGACGGCCGCCAAGAGCCCGCAGTTGAGGATGAAGCTGCAGAACATGCCCATTCCCATGACGGCCGAGATGGTCGATGACTACATGAGGCCCGTCCTGGACGCCGCGACCCAAGGCGACCTTGGCTTGATCCGCATCGTGTCCTGA
- a CDS encoding AbgT family transporter: MTRQNEPERPPAGGLMLRLLDRIESVGNKLPHPATLFLVLAGLVLVLSAVLASIDLTAEHPITGEIIRPVNLLTGAGARMIVENMVRNFTQFLPLGVVLVAMLGVGVAEGSGFMSAVLRAVVLAAPARLITIVTVFAGVLSNAASEAGYVVLIPLGAIVFLAFGRHPMAGLAAAFAGVSGGYSANLVLGTLDPLLAALSQETAQIIDPTYTVNPAANYYFMFASVFVITAAGVWITERIVEPRLGRYSGDGGSDPSDETNQMQRLSDREKTGLKAAGISALILLGLVLWTVVPSDGILRDPQTGSILESPFLRGIVAFIFIGFLVPGLAYGFVTGTFKNDADVINAMGKTIGTLGVYVVLVFFAAQFVAYFNWTNLGLIFAVRGAEGLAAVGLTGYPLLLGFMVVSATINLIMGSASAKWAIMAPVFVPMFMLVGFSPELTQLAYRIGDSSTNIITPMMSYFALIVAFAQKYNKQYGIGTIIATMLPYSVGFFLIWSAMLLLWIAAGLPIGPGSPIRYAP, from the coding sequence ATGACACGACAGAACGAGCCTGAAAGACCACCGGCCGGCGGCCTGATGTTGCGGCTTCTCGACCGCATCGAGTCTGTCGGCAACAAGCTGCCGCATCCGGCCACGCTGTTCCTCGTGCTGGCCGGGCTCGTTCTGGTCCTCTCGGCCGTGCTGGCCTCCATCGACCTGACCGCCGAGCATCCGATCACGGGCGAGATCATTCGACCGGTCAACCTCCTCACCGGCGCCGGCGCCCGGATGATCGTCGAGAACATGGTCCGCAACTTCACGCAATTCCTGCCGCTTGGCGTGGTGCTCGTGGCCATGCTCGGCGTCGGTGTGGCCGAAGGGTCGGGGTTCATGAGCGCCGTGCTCCGAGCCGTGGTGCTCGCGGCGCCGGCTCGCCTGATCACCATCGTGACGGTGTTTGCCGGCGTGCTCTCGAACGCCGCCTCCGAGGCGGGCTATGTGGTGCTCATTCCGCTCGGTGCGATCGTGTTCCTGGCCTTCGGGCGCCATCCGATGGCGGGCCTGGCGGCGGCCTTTGCCGGCGTCTCGGGCGGCTACAGCGCCAACCTCGTGCTCGGCACCCTCGACCCCCTGCTGGCGGCCCTGTCACAGGAGACGGCCCAGATCATCGATCCGACCTACACGGTCAACCCCGCCGCGAATTACTATTTCATGTTCGCGTCGGTCTTCGTCATCACCGCCGCCGGGGTGTGGATCACCGAGCGAATCGTCGAGCCGCGACTGGGCCGCTACAGCGGCGACGGCGGCAGCGACCCGTCCGACGAAACGAACCAGATGCAACGCCTTTCCGACCGCGAGAAGACGGGGCTTAAGGCCGCTGGGATCAGCGCCCTGATTCTCCTCGGCCTGGTCCTGTGGACCGTCGTCCCGTCCGACGGGATTCTCCGCGACCCGCAGACCGGATCGATCCTCGAATCGCCGTTTCTGCGCGGCATCGTGGCGTTCATCTTCATCGGGTTCCTCGTGCCGGGGCTGGCCTACGGCTTCGTCACCGGCACGTTCAAGAACGACGCCGACGTCATCAACGCGATGGGCAAGACGATTGGCACGCTCGGCGTTTACGTCGTTCTGGTCTTCTTCGCCGCGCAGTTCGTCGCCTATTTCAACTGGACGAACCTCGGACTGATCTTCGCGGTACGGGGGGCGGAGGGCCTGGCCGCCGTGGGACTGACCGGCTATCCGCTGCTGCTGGGGTTCATGGTCGTCTCGGCCACGATCAATCTGATCATGGGCAGCGCCTCGGCCAAGTGGGCGATCATGGCCCCGGTCTTCGTGCCGATGTTCATGCTGGTCGGCTTCTCGCCGGAACTGACGCAACTCGCCTACCGGATCGGCGATTCGAGCACGAATATCATCACACCGATGATGTCGTACTTCGCCCTGATCGTCGCCTTCGCGCAGAAGTACAACAAGCAGTACGGAATCGGGACGATCATCGCCACGATGCTGCCTTACTCGGTCGGGTTCTTTCTCATCTGGTCGGCGATGCTGCTGCTCTGGATCGCCGCCGGGCTGCCCATCGGGCCGGGCTCGCCGATCCGCTATGCCCCATAG
- a CDS encoding M48 family metallopeptidase codes for MKAAKGWLLALLIGPMFLASGCAEVGITGRRQLNLVPDSIINSLSVQQYAQFISENKVSTDAKKSAMVQRVGERIVKAVDEYARMNLTKDPFEGYKWEFNLVEDNAVNAFAMPGGKVVIYTGILPVTQDEAGLAVVVGHEIAHIFAKHGAERMTQSLVVEMGGMALSAALKEQPETTKNLFMASYGMGSQVGILLRYSRLHENEADRLGLIFMAMAGYDPQAAAAFWERMSAMKSGDQPPEFLSTHPADSTRIRNLKALVPEAMEYYKPAS; via the coding sequence ATGAAGGCGGCAAAAGGATGGCTCCTGGCTTTGCTGATCGGACCGATGTTCCTGGCGAGCGGCTGTGCGGAAGTGGGGATCACGGGACGACGGCAGTTGAACCTCGTGCCCGACTCGATCATCAATTCGCTGAGCGTGCAGCAGTACGCCCAGTTCATCTCGGAGAACAAGGTCAGCACCGACGCCAAGAAGAGCGCGATGGTCCAGCGCGTGGGCGAGCGGATTGTCAAAGCCGTGGACGAGTACGCCCGCATGAATCTGACGAAGGACCCGTTCGAGGGCTACAAGTGGGAGTTCAATCTCGTTGAGGACAACGCGGTCAACGCCTTCGCGATGCCGGGCGGCAAGGTCGTTATCTACACGGGCATTCTGCCCGTCACGCAGGACGAGGCCGGGCTGGCGGTGGTTGTTGGCCATGAGATCGCGCACATCTTCGCCAAGCACGGGGCCGAGCGGATGACCCAGAGCCTGGTCGTCGAGATGGGCGGCATGGCCCTGTCGGCGGCGCTCAAGGAGCAGCCCGAGACGACGAAGAATCTGTTCATGGCCTCCTACGGCATGGGCTCGCAGGTGGGTATACTGCTTCGGTATAGCCGGCTGCACGAGAACGAGGCGGACCGCCTGGGCCTGATCTTCATGGCGATGGCGGGCTACGATCCGCAGGCGGCGGCGGCGTTCTGGGAGCGGATGTCGGCGATGAAGAGCGGCGATCAGCCGCCGGAGTTTCTCAGCACGCACCCGGCCGATTCGACCCGCATCCGCAACCTCAAGGCGCTGGTCCCCGAGGCGATGGAGTACTACAAACCCGCCAGTTGA
- a CDS encoding NAD(P)/FAD-dependent oxidoreductase: MDSDLCILGAGPAGLMAAICAARQRAGVTVVEANPSAGRKLLVTGGGRCNLTHNATIDEFVRAFGEAGRFLRHSFHEMSAADVRMFFHDRGLLTTVEADGCVFPAEGRAVDVRKVLLAEAKQAGARLRYGSPAIGVALDENGFAVATARHVIRAKRLIVATGGVSWPQTGSTGDGYRFAAALGHTIVAPKAALVPLVTQQKWPGSLAGVAVPDVRICAERSPRKIASVGAIVFTQDGIGGPAAQDISRLLADELADAGSDIGLCIDLLPQTPSPQLDGQLQQKLSACARKSISNVLADLVPRRLAATLCTLAGCDGQTQAGQVSRETRRAIAALLKALPVNVTGTRPIAEATVTCGGVDRRQIDPKTVASKVCTGLYFAGEVIDADGPCGGYNLQMCFSTGALAGRSAARSLSDEAPSTA; this comes from the coding sequence ATGGACAGCGATCTCTGTATCCTCGGGGCCGGACCGGCGGGATTGATGGCGGCGATCTGCGCCGCACGCCAGCGCGCCGGCGTCACAGTCGTCGAAGCGAACCCGTCGGCCGGGCGAAAGCTCCTGGTCACCGGGGGCGGACGCTGCAACCTCACGCATAACGCCACCATCGACGAGTTCGTCCGCGCGTTCGGCGAGGCGGGCCGGTTCCTGCGCCATAGCTTCCACGAGATGTCGGCAGCGGACGTCCGAATGTTCTTCCACGATCGCGGCCTGCTTACGACAGTCGAGGCCGACGGTTGCGTCTTTCCCGCAGAAGGCCGCGCGGTCGATGTGCGGAAAGTTCTTCTGGCCGAAGCCAAGCAGGCCGGCGCAAGACTGCGATATGGAAGCCCCGCGATCGGAGTCGCTCTGGATGAGAACGGTTTCGCCGTCGCCACCGCCCGGCATGTCATCCGGGCCAAACGACTGATCGTGGCCACGGGAGGCGTCTCCTGGCCGCAGACCGGCTCGACCGGCGACGGCTACCGGTTCGCCGCGGCCTTAGGCCATACGATTGTCGCCCCGAAGGCAGCGCTCGTACCCCTCGTAACACAGCAGAAGTGGCCGGGCAGTCTGGCAGGCGTTGCGGTCCCGGACGTGCGCATCTGCGCCGAGCGAAGCCCGCGTAAGATCGCGTCCGTCGGCGCGATTGTGTTCACCCAAGACGGCATTGGCGGGCCCGCCGCACAGGACATCAGCCGTCTGCTCGCCGACGAGCTGGCCGACGCCGGGAGCGACATCGGCCTGTGCATCGACCTGCTCCCGCAGACCCCATCGCCCCAACTGGATGGGCAGCTTCAACAGAAACTGTCGGCCTGTGCCCGAAAGAGCATCTCGAACGTCCTGGCCGACCTCGTCCCGCGACGACTGGCCGCGACGCTCTGCACGCTGGCCGGATGCGACGGCCAGACCCAGGCCGGCCAGGTCAGCAGGGAGACGCGCAGAGCGATTGCCGCACTTCTCAAGGCCCTGCCGGTGAATGTCACGGGCACGCGTCCCATTGCCGAGGCCACCGTGACGTGCGGCGGCGTGGATCGACGACAGATCGATCCCAAGACGGTGGCATCGAAGGTCTGCACGGGCCTGTACTTTGCGGGCGAGGTGATCGACGCCGACGGCCCTTGCGGCGGATACAACCTCCAGATGTGCTTCTCCACCGGGGCCCTGGCCGGGCGTTCGGCGGCCCGCTCGCTCAGCGATGAGGCCCCGTCCACTGCGTAG
- a CDS encoding DUF1570 domain-containing protein, which yields MKHSRVVRICIVMATASVLLCGSGSRSFVAARQHAAISAGGLTGSAPAARRTHHFLVVSADDSPISSAFGDLLEVIHLRLSLAMISHGLSLDTTSEPLVWVYFGCRQQYREHPRGAERADPAFQDAYYCTRTNQVTLCADGMLSSREIRDESIAPHASACSTTGSQSPDELCAFQGASAERIRILTHEMAHQLAYNRGLQKRGVMYPLWVSEGLATFFEGSALAGADPGSNPSRKRRLAELGARRTLLPLHELSVLAGPGALRPAPADVYAQCWGLMTFLLQHHPDKLSAYLIELAQSPMGRRSSVSLRQDFVRHFGPIGVLERNWRDYVASLPSEIAVAEPVTSSS from the coding sequence GTGAAACATAGCCGAGTCGTTCGTATCTGCATCGTGATGGCGACCGCATCGGTCCTGCTGTGTGGGTCCGGCTCCCGATCGTTCGTTGCAGCGCGACAACACGCTGCCATTTCTGCGGGGGGGCTTACCGGCTCGGCTCCGGCGGCGCGGCGAACGCACCATTTCCTGGTGGTTTCGGCGGATGATTCGCCGATCTCCTCAGCCTTCGGCGACCTGCTTGAGGTGATCCACCTGCGTCTGTCTCTTGCCATGATCTCGCACGGGCTGTCGCTGGATACAACGAGCGAGCCACTGGTCTGGGTGTATTTCGGCTGCCGCCAGCAATATCGCGAGCATCCGCGGGGCGCGGAGCGTGCCGATCCGGCGTTTCAGGATGCATATTATTGCACCCGAACCAATCAGGTTACGCTCTGCGCCGATGGAATGCTCAGCAGTCGAGAGATCCGCGACGAGTCGATCGCGCCGCACGCTTCGGCTTGCTCGACAACGGGATCGCAATCCCCCGACGAATTGTGCGCCTTTCAGGGCGCATCTGCGGAGCGTATCCGAATACTCACGCACGAGATGGCGCACCAACTGGCATACAACCGGGGGCTTCAGAAGCGCGGGGTGATGTACCCGTTGTGGGTTTCCGAGGGACTGGCCACCTTCTTCGAGGGTTCGGCTCTGGCCGGAGCCGACCCGGGATCCAATCCAAGCCGCAAGCGGAGGTTGGCCGAACTGGGGGCCAGGAGGACGCTGCTTCCATTGCATGAGCTTTCGGTCCTGGCGGGCCCGGGCGCCCTTCGGCCAGCACCGGCTGACGTCTATGCCCAGTGCTGGGGTCTCATGACGTTCCTCCTGCAGCACCATCCGGACAAGTTGTCTGCCTACCTGATCGAACTCGCGCAATCTCCGATGGGGCGACGGTCTTCCGTGTCGCTGCGACAGGATTTTGTCCGGCACTTCGGCCCGATCGGTGTACTCGAGCGAAACTGGCGAGATTATGTCGCCTCTCTGCCAAGCGAGATCGCCGTCGCCGAACCCGTGACCTCCAGTTCTTGA
- a CDS encoding PRC-barrel domain-containing protein, with translation MGSTNEAESVGGQMKSQPAVATQPLYQRLDRLVGTPVLDLQGKRLGRIKDIVLDSQGESISYAALSYGGFFGVGERLFAVPWSEFRRHPDKEAYVLNVRKEHLRSAPRPADSYQILTPNLADYTGATSPTGASEAAGYAETHGFRKNDWPDQADDNWAERIRTSYRKGHLKSGPSRTESAPERAATMSAERQMPVTSRRVTRLIGMATRDLQGHSLGQLDGIVVDTIRDEIVYGVVILNTTPWALDRELALVPWSVIEVVPELSALQVNADASMLEAVAFARAEGFPYLGDPLYDQSIEARFEATPYWETLGYVPGDGPVLEGTEPGRTGRDLDVSVWRPGSEYNQRFDPGLVTTVHGTIQRLDVFRPSRNAVEGLRLSVRAVDGRTWVIHTGPRSYMESQGILLHFGDRVTIVGAPAWIAPWRGEVLMASTIHRGNETWRLRDANGIPQWNAGDLIETGISSR, from the coding sequence ATGGGCTCGACGAACGAGGCCGAGTCGGTAGGCGGGCAGATGAAGTCGCAACCCGCAGTGGCGACGCAGCCCCTCTATCAACGGCTCGACCGATTGGTCGGTACGCCTGTTCTTGATCTCCAAGGCAAGAGACTCGGCCGGATCAAGGACATCGTTCTCGACAGTCAGGGTGAATCGATCAGCTATGCGGCGTTGTCGTACGGCGGGTTCTTCGGCGTCGGCGAAAGGCTCTTCGCTGTACCGTGGTCCGAGTTCCGCAGGCATCCGGACAAAGAGGCCTACGTTCTCAACGTGAGGAAGGAGCACCTCAGGAGCGCACCGCGTCCGGCAGACAGTTACCAGATCCTGACGCCGAATCTGGCCGACTATACCGGTGCTACGAGCCCGACCGGCGCGTCGGAGGCGGCCGGCTACGCAGAGACACACGGGTTTCGGAAGAACGACTGGCCGGACCAGGCCGATGACAACTGGGCTGAACGGATTCGCACGTCCTATCGCAAGGGACATCTGAAGTCGGGTCCGAGCCGGACGGAATCGGCGCCCGAACGGGCCGCGACGATGTCGGCCGAACGGCAAATGCCGGTCACCTCTCGCAGGGTGACGCGGTTGATCGGTATGGCGACCAGAGACTTGCAGGGGCACTCGCTGGGCCAACTCGATGGCATTGTCGTTGACACAATCCGCGACGAGATCGTCTACGGCGTCGTGATTCTGAACACGACCCCCTGGGCCCTGGATCGCGAACTGGCTCTCGTGCCCTGGAGCGTCATCGAAGTGGTGCCCGAACTCAGCGCGTTGCAGGTCAATGCCGATGCGTCGATGCTGGAGGCAGTGGCGTTCGCCCGCGCCGAGGGTTTCCCCTATCTGGGCGACCCGCTCTATGACCAGAGCATCGAGGCGCGATTCGAGGCGACCCCGTACTGGGAGACGCTGGGCTACGTTCCAGGAGACGGTCCGGTACTCGAAGGGACGGAGCCGGGCCGCACCGGCAGGGACCTCGACGTCTCGGTGTGGAGACCCGGCAGCGAGTACAACCAGCGCTTCGACCCCGGTCTGGTGACGACGGTGCACGGGACAATCCAAAGACTGGATGTCTTTCGTCCCAGCCGAAATGCCGTGGAAGGGCTTCGCCTCAGCGTCAGGGCCGTCGACGGCAGGACGTGGGTCATCCACACGGGGCCGCGTTCCTACATGGAAAGCCAGGGCATCTTGCTTCACTTCGGCGACAGAGTGACCATCGTGGGCGCGCCGGCGTGGATTGCCCCCTGGCGCGGCGAAGTCCTGATGGCCTCGACGATCCATCGCGGAAACGAGACGTGGCGGCTGCGCGATGCGAACGGCATTCCACAGTGGAACGCCGGCGATCTGATCGAGACCGGGATTTCCAGCCGGTAG
- a CDS encoding HD domain-containing protein: MRIADMIGSVVALGQSCRFDLDHASRVSRLALRLFDQLQPLHEMGNTERIWLRAAALLHDVAKPQDPKDHHKVARDLILHAASLPFRAEERTIIALVARYHRGSLPEGDHACFRDLDAESQLYVAKLASLLRLADGLDEGRAGLVDDVFCQIRPRCVLLRALSRDTVSLRKVLRKADLFGRTFGRDVVVGVEIVPAHLDLGLDSKAAPAYAAAR, encoded by the coding sequence ATGCGGATCGCCGACATGATCGGTAGCGTCGTTGCACTCGGCCAGTCCTGCCGGTTCGATCTCGACCACGCATCTCGCGTCAGCCGGCTGGCCTTGCGGCTGTTCGATCAGCTTCAACCGTTGCATGAGATGGGCAACACCGAGCGGATCTGGCTGCGGGCGGCCGCCTTGCTGCACGATGTCGCCAAGCCCCAGGACCCCAAAGACCATCACAAGGTGGCCCGCGATCTCATCCTCCATGCCGCCTCGTTGCCGTTCCGGGCGGAGGAGCGGACGATCATCGCCCTGGTGGCCCGCTACCACCGCGGTTCGCTGCCGGAGGGCGACCATGCCTGCTTCCGCGACCTGGACGCCGAATCCCAACTCTATGTGGCGAAGCTGGCGTCACTGCTGCGCCTGGCCGACGGACTGGACGAGGGACGCGCCGGGCTGGTGGACGACGTATTCTGCCAGATTCGCCCGCGCTGTGTCCTTCTGCGGGCGCTCAGCCGGGACACCGTGAGCCTCAGAAAGGTGCTGAGAAAGGCCGATCTGTTCGGCCGCACGTTCGGTCGCGATGTCGTCGTCGGTGTCGAGATCGTTCCGGCGCATCTCGATTTGGGCCTTGATTCCAAAGCGGCCCCGGCCTATGCTGCTGCGAGGTAG
- a CDS encoding CHAD domain-containing protein, producing MDEDREHRKAAVTTAGSSCRLVACQYLSGQLDALVTQMAGVRRDEDIEPVHQARVASRRLRVALGMFADCFDAKKVGRWRKRLRGLTRGLGPARDLDVHIAFVEGFLAGLEEKDRTHRPGIERLLLRLRQDRLAAQPEAVETLDRLNKGDLLAEMHGEIERARFLLRTQSVPLQSPVVFERAAAHILRRQRGLLAAAPVLDDPDDVAGHHRVRIAAKKLRYTMEVCIPAFDKQLAGAIKAVKKVQSSLGDIHDCDVWIANLGTFVEQERERTVAYFGHVRPFNRLQPGLEFLRAERANHRRQAFAELVEYWRRLDDERFWSDLETMLETYVEIAQQPDPATQDEPIHGTEEEIENDSPAQ from the coding sequence ATGGATGAAGACCGGGAACATCGCAAAGCGGCCGTGACGACGGCCGGTTCAAGTTGTCGGCTCGTGGCCTGTCAGTATCTGAGCGGGCAGCTCGACGCCCTGGTGACCCAGATGGCCGGCGTCCGGCGAGACGAGGATATCGAGCCGGTGCATCAGGCGAGGGTGGCGTCGCGACGGCTGCGCGTCGCGCTGGGGATGTTCGCCGACTGCTTCGATGCGAAGAAGGTGGGCCGGTGGCGCAAGCGACTCCGAGGGCTGACGCGGGGCCTTGGCCCGGCGCGGGACCTGGACGTGCACATCGCTTTCGTGGAAGGCTTCCTGGCCGGCCTGGAGGAGAAGGACCGAACGCACCGCCCTGGGATCGAGCGTCTTCTGCTGCGGCTTCGACAGGACCGTCTTGCCGCCCAGCCCGAGGCCGTCGAGACGCTGGACAGACTGAACAAGGGCGACCTGCTGGCCGAGATGCACGGCGAGATCGAGAGGGCCCGCTTCCTGCTGCGGACGCAGAGCGTCCCGTTGCAGAGTCCTGTGGTCTTCGAGCGGGCGGCCGCCCACATCCTGCGGCGTCAGCGCGGTCTATTGGCCGCGGCGCCGGTGCTGGACGATCCGGACGATGTCGCCGGCCATCATCGGGTCCGAATCGCCGCCAAGAAGCTGCGGTATACGATGGAGGTCTGCATTCCGGCTTTCGACAAGCAGCTTGCCGGTGCGATCAAGGCCGTCAAGAAAGTGCAATCGTCTCTCGGAGACATTCACGACTGCGACGTCTGGATCGCGAACCTTGGGACTTTCGTCGAGCAGGAACGGGAGCGGACGGTCGCCTATTTCGGGCATGTCCGACCGTTCAACCGACTCCAGCCCGGACTCGAATTCCTTCGCGCCGAGCGGGCGAACCACCGCCGGCAGGCCTTCGCCGAACTCGTCGAGTACTGGCGACGCCTCGACGACGAGCGGTTCTGGAGCGACCTGGAGACGATGCTGGAAACGTACGTAGAGATCGCGCAGCAACCCGATCCCGCTACACAGGACGAGCCGATCCATGGCACGGAAGAAGAGATCGAAAACGATAGCCCTGCTCAGTGA
- a CDS encoding YfcE family phosphodiesterase, protein MARKKRSKTIALLSDVHGNLPALEAVLEDAAHRQIAEIWNLGDMLGYGPFPNEVLGRLREVAKVNIVGNYDRKVLDFARKRDKWKRKKPPAKFIAFQWNDAHLDAAGRDFLTSLPEQARRTAGGLDVLLVHGSPASIDELLGSDTPNQRLRELARFAQADIVVCGHSHEAFVRHVEEVWFVNPGSVGRPEAGDWRASYALLEFSDGGLKVGHRRVPYDIDRVARAVHAAGLPGEFIDVFRKGKSLDQLRDDGEAADGTHEAQSDKRLEAVLALATDCQYEREHTHQVTRLALEIFDALQEAHRMGPEERFRLHCAALLHDIGWVEGPQGHHKTAMKLIVSDPRLPFRRSERQMIALIARYHRKALPDVRHKYYGNLTDAEQHCVRVLAGILRVADGLDRSHNRVVRSVQCRVSDRRIVMTCEVRGPADAELAAAEKKADLFQEAFGRPLELKAAGGQG, encoded by the coding sequence ATGGCACGGAAGAAGAGATCGAAAACGATAGCCCTGCTCAGTGACGTTCACGGCAATCTGCCCGCGCTGGAGGCCGTGCTCGAGGACGCGGCGCACCGGCAGATCGCCGAGATCTGGAATCTTGGGGACATGCTCGGATATGGGCCGTTCCCCAACGAGGTGCTCGGACGGCTGCGGGAGGTGGCGAAGGTCAATATTGTGGGCAACTACGATCGCAAAGTGCTCGATTTCGCGCGCAAGCGGGACAAGTGGAAGCGCAAGAAGCCTCCGGCCAAGTTCATTGCGTTTCAGTGGAACGATGCCCATCTCGACGCGGCCGGCAGGGACTTTCTCACGTCGCTGCCGGAGCAGGCCCGCCGCACGGCTGGCGGCCTCGACGTGCTGCTGGTACACGGCAGTCCGGCCTCCATCGACGAGTTGCTTGGCTCCGATACGCCCAACCAGCGATTGCGTGAGCTGGCCCGGTTCGCCCAGGCGGACATCGTGGTCTGCGGGCATTCGCACGAGGCATTCGTCCGCCACGTCGAGGAGGTGTGGTTCGTCAATCCGGGCAGCGTGGGCCGTCCGGAGGCCGGCGACTGGCGGGCCTCGTATGCGTTGCTCGAGTTCTCCGACGGGGGCCTGAAGGTGGGGCACCGTCGTGTCCCCTACGACATCGATCGGGTGGCCCGCGCCGTTCACGCCGCGGGTCTGCCGGGCGAGTTCATCGACGTCTTCCGCAAGGGCAAGAGCCTCGACCAACTTCGCGATGACGGTGAAGCGGCCGACGGGACCCACGAGGCACAGTCTGACAAGCGTCTGGAGGCCGTCCTGGCCCTGGCGACGGATTGTCAGTACGAGCGCGAGCACACGCACCAGGTGACGAGGCTGGCCCTGGAGATCTTCGATGCCTTGCAGGAGGCTCATCGGATGGGTCCCGAAGAGCGGTTCCGGCTTCACTGCGCGGCACTGCTGCACGACATCGGCTGGGTGGAAGGCCCCCAGGGGCACCACAAGACCGCGATGAAGCTGATCGTGTCGGATCCGAGGCTGCCGTTTCGGCGGTCGGAGCGGCAGATGATCGCACTGATCGCCCGCTACCATCGTAAGGCGCTGCCGGATGTGCGCCACAAGTATTATGGGAACCTCACCGACGCCGAACAGCATTGCGTGCGGGTGCTGGCGGGCATTCTCCGGGTGGCCGACGGCCTCGATCGCAGCCACAACCGCGTCGTACGCAGCGTTCAGTGCCGGGTGTCGGACCGGCGAATCGTTATGACCTGCGAGGTGCGAGGTCCGGCCGATGCGGAACTGGCCGCGGCGGAGAAGAAGGCCGATCTGTTCCAGGAAGCCTTCGGACGGCCTCTGGAGTTGAAGGCAGCCGGCGGGCAGGGGTAG